A window from Hemicordylus capensis ecotype Gifberg chromosome 2, rHemCap1.1.pri, whole genome shotgun sequence encodes these proteins:
- the TARBP2 gene encoding RISC-loading complex subunit TARBP2 isoform X4, translated as MKSPVSPQQSECNPVGALQELVVQKGWRLPEYTVTQESGPAHRKEFTMTCRVERFIEIGSGTSKKLAKRNAAAKMLVRIHNVPLDPREGNEAEVEEDQFSIIAGNKLDGVKGRGSGCTWDSLRNSAGEKILHLKSHPLGVLNSGFCSLLQELSEEQSFDISYLDIDEMSLSGLYHCLVELSTQPTTVCHGSATSRHAARADAARNALQYLKIMAGGK; from the exons ATGAAGTCCCCAGTCTCACCGCAGCAGTCAGAGTGCAATCCGGTGGGCGCCCTGCAG gaGCTGGTGGTGCAGAAAGGCTGGCGGCTTCCAGAATACACAGTCACCCAGGAATCAGGGCCAGCACACCGCAAGGAATTCACCATGACTTGCCGGGTTGAGAGGTTCATTGAAATAG gCAGCGGTACTTCCAAAAAACTGGCCAAACGCAATGCTGCTGCAAAGATGCTGGTGCGGATCCATAATGTGCCTCTGGACCCACGAGAGGGCAATGAGGCTGAAGTGGAGGAAGACCAGTTCTCAATT ATTGCAGGCAACAAACTGGATGGGGTGAAGGGTCGGGGGTCGGGCTGCACCTGGGACTCCCTGCGCAACTCAGCTGGGGAGAAGATCCTGCACTTGAAAAGCCACCCACTGGGGGTGCTTAATTCTGGGTTCTGCAGCCTCCTGCAGGAGCTCTCTGAAGAGCAGAGCTTTGATATCAGCTACCTCGATATTG ATGAGATGAGCTTGAGCGGCCTGTACCATTGCCTGGTAGAGCTCTCCACACAGCCAACCACAGTGTGCCATGGCTCTGCCACTTCCCGCCACGCGGCCCGTGCTGATGCTGCCCGCAATGCCCTGCAGTACCTCAAGATAATGGCAGGGGGCAAATGA